One window from the genome of Phormidium ambiguum IAM M-71 encodes:
- the hetL gene encoding heterocyst differentiation pentapeptide repeat protein HetL: protein MNVEELLRRYAAAERDFAEVDLAGVNLREANLVSANLHSANLSYSDLREARLGQTNLVQANLSQANLSEIILWGADLTEANLSLAQLREADLSGAILIRANLEQTNFAKACLCGCNLSNANLAKAIFFEADFRPTSHQITDLKGAILSHADFSYAHLNGVQLSQAKLDGAKLCRTNLAIWKKEQIHQTNLSEASLQGADLSYADLTGANLQKANLLGADLTRTILTDANLKGAIMPDGSVHD, encoded by the coding sequence ATGAATGTCGAGGAACTGCTGAGACGATATGCAGCAGCAGAAAGAGATTTTGCTGAAGTAGATTTAGCTGGAGTTAATTTGCGGGAAGCTAATTTGGTAAGTGCTAATCTTCACAGTGCTAACCTCAGCTATAGTGACTTACGCGAAGCTAGATTAGGACAAACAAATCTAGTCCAAGCCAACCTCAGTCAAGCCAATTTAAGTGAAATAATTCTCTGGGGTGCGGATTTAACTGAAGCGAATCTTTCTTTAGCTCAATTGCGCGAAGCAGACTTAAGTGGTGCAATATTAATTAGAGCAAACTTAGAACAAACAAATTTTGCTAAAGCTTGTTTGTGCGGTTGTAATTTGAGTAATGCTAATTTAGCTAAAGCAATCTTTTTTGAAGCCGATTTCCGTCCTACTTCCCATCAAATAACTGATTTAAAAGGCGCGATTTTGAGTCATGCAGACTTTAGTTATGCTCACTTAAATGGAGTGCAATTAAGTCAAGCTAAATTGGATGGTGCTAAACTTTGTCGCACTAATTTAGCAATTTGGAAAAAGGAGCAAATTCATCAAACAAATCTCAGCGAAGCTAGTTTGCAAGGTGCGGATTTGAGTTACGCTGATTTAACAGGAGCAAATTTACAAAAAGCTAATTTATTAGGTGCGGATTTAACCAGAACTATCTTAACTGATGCTAATTTAAAAGGAGCAATTATGCCAGATGGTTCTGTTCATGATTGA